A genomic stretch from Balaenoptera musculus isolate JJ_BM4_2016_0621 chromosome 9, mBalMus1.pri.v3, whole genome shotgun sequence includes:
- the LOC118901127 gene encoding LOW QUALITY PROTEIN: cdc42 effector protein 3-like (The sequence of the model RefSeq protein was modified relative to this genomic sequence to represent the inferred CDS: deleted 1 base in 1 codon) produces MHAERLGVYSVLVIIPTSPVSRPICDYSQLCQRRLGYWGKITSGKKVAVFAKSTFSNSRRAAKTLIYPKAANNKKGKKFKPRGVLSPDMISPPLGDFCHTIHMVKDGQHDVFGDISFLQGNSDLLPGNQEKACMGQFPGCMEFRVSSTTDFMFTETLTLVLKNTISLPTIGGSQALMLPLLSTVTFNSKQESFGPGKLPWLSCERVMEENSMAYQGDVSWGSGGSASQSRHSSSLSKLYPYWAAKNMFDHPAWCELVKEKTENQRSLSLISLGSLLFLQLDLAPSFLDAALKVMDKNKLTVHLWLFSFGVKGFKKTKQN; encoded by the exons ATGCATGCCGAGCGCCTGGGTGTCTATTCCGTCCTAGTAATTATCCCCACATCACCTGTCTCCAGGCCCATCTGTGACTATTCACAACTCTGTCAAAGACGGCTTG GATATTGGGGAAAAATAACATCCGGAAAGAAGGTGGCCGTTTTTGCGAAATCGACATTCTCAAACTCCAGAAGGGCAGCCAAGACCCTAATTTACCCGAAAGCTGCCaataataagaaaggaaagaaatttaaacCGAGGGGCGTCTTGTCTCCCGATATGATCAGTCCTCCCCTCGGAGACTTCTGCCACACCATTCACATGGTCAAGGATGGCCAGCACGATGTCTTTGGAGACATTTCCTTTCTTCAGGGGAACTCTGATCTTCTACCTGGAAACCAGGAGAAAGCATGCATGGGCCAGTTCCCTGGCTGTATGGAGTTCAGGGTCAGCAGCACCACCGACTTCATGTTCACAGAAACGCTCACCCTGGTGCTCAAAAACACCATCTCCCTCCCGACGATTGGAGGGTCCCAAGCACTCATGTTGCCCTTATTGTCAACGGTGACATTCAATTCCAAACAGGAGTCCTTTGGTCCGGGAAAGCTGCCCTGGCTTAGCTGTGAGCGGGTCATGGAGGAGAACAGTATGGCCTATCAGGGGGACGTTTCATGG GGCTCTGGTGGGTCCGCATCCCAATCCCGCCACTCCTCCAGCCTCTCCAAACTGTACCCCTACTGGGCAGCCAAGAATATGTTTGACCATCCCGCCTGGTGTGAGCTCGTCaaggaaaagactgaaaatcaGAGGAGTCTGTCTCTGATCTCACTGggttccctcctcttcctgcagCTCGATCTTGCACCTTCATTTCTGGATGCAGCGCTGAAGGTCATGGATAAAAATAAGTTAACAGTACACCTCTGGCTCTTTTCCTTTGGGGTAAAaggtttcaaaaaaacaaaacaaaactaa